A genomic segment from Leopardus geoffroyi isolate Oge1 chromosome A2, O.geoffroyi_Oge1_pat1.0, whole genome shotgun sequence encodes:
- the LOC123607569 gene encoding olfactory receptor 24-like, whose protein sequence is MENQTRVFEFILLGLSEQPLQQQVLIGMSCSLYLIGCMGNLLTILAILLDPHLHSPMYFFLSNLSLLDICFTSTTVPKMLVNYLCRHSTISPQACLAQMYFFIAFGAAESILLSVMAYDRYLAICCPLRYMTIMNVLRCALLVTVPWTSANLISMVHTILMTRLSFCTNRIPHFFCDINALIKLSCSNAQVNEMLMLVLGGSVVLMSFVCIMASYTPIAVAVWKVPSAQGKWKAFSTCSSHLCVISLFYGTIIGVYFNPASTHTTQRDMVATVMYTMVTPMLNPFIYSLRNRDLKGALRKLLKGNHLAKPL, encoded by the coding sequence ATGGAGAATCAGACCCGAGTCTTCGAATTCATCCTCCTCGGCCTCTCTGAGCAGCCCCTACAGCAGCAGGTGCTCATTGGTATGTCCTGCAGCCTGTATCTGATCGGATGCATGGGGAATCTGCTCACCATCCTGGCCATCCTCTTGGACCCTCACCTCCACagccccatgtacttcttcctcagcAACTTGTCTCTTCTGGACATCTGTTTTACCTCCACCACCGTCCCCAAGATGCTGGTGAACTATCTGTGCAGACACAGCACCATCTCCCCCCAGGCTTGCCTGGCCCAGATGTATTTCTTCATTGCCTTTGGGGCAGCGGAAAGCATCCTTCTCTCAGTCATGGCTTATGACCGCTACCTGGCCATCTGCTGCCCGCTGCGCTACATGACGATCATGAACGTCCTTCGTTGTGCCTTGCTAGTGACCGTGCCCTGGACCTCAGCAAACCTCATATCCATGGTCCATACCATCCTGATGACCCGCTTGTCCTTTTGCACCAATAGGATCCCACACTTTTTCTGTGACATTAATGCCTTGATCAAGCTTTCCTGCTCCAACGCGCAAGTCAACGAGATGTTGATGTTGGTCCTTGGGGGTTCGGTGGTTCTGATGTCTTTTGTGTGTATCATGGCCTCTTATACACCTATTGCTGTGGCTGTGTGGAAGGTGCCCTCAGCCCAGGGGAAGTGGAAAGCTTTCTCTACCTGTAGCTCTCACCTTTGTGTCATCTCTCTCTTCTATGGGACTATTATTGGGGTCTACTTCAACCCTGCATCCACACACACCACCCAGAGGGACATGGTAGCCACAGTGATGTACACCATGGTCAcccccatgctgaaccccttcatcTACAGCCTTCGGAACCGCGATCTGAAGGGTGCCCTCAGGAAACTTCTTAAAGGAAACCACTTGGCTAAGCCTCTTTGA
- the LOC123605463 gene encoding C-type lectin domain family 4 member G-like isoform X1: MEGKYPPIQGKPAQRDQRLPQDDPWKFFCLAMTLMLLLFDLILGVVLAEVLLFSNKMQEDLKKMDIQFVQGLADAGHERDIVWGEVFRQTEAVRAGNESSCEPCHENWTAFQGSCYQFSTQELSWFKARDHCTEKGAHLVIINSQAEQKFLSPKENNGYWIGLRKQYPKGIHKWQDGSVPTFINWRDTRSSHYDCAFLMGSGSWSSTTCYAYWYHWICEKPQVC; this comes from the exons ATGGAAGGAAAATATCCGCCCATCCAGGGGAAACCGG CACAGAGGGACCAAAGGCTGCCCCAGGATGACCCCTGGAAGTTTTTCTGCCTGGCAATGACTCTGATGCTGCTTCTGTTCGACCTCATCCTAGGTGTGGTCCTGGCTGAGG TACTGCTGTTCTCCAACAAGATGCAGGAAGACCTCAAGAAAATGGACATCCAAT TTGTGCAGGGTCTGGCAGATGCTGGGCACGAGCGGGACATCGTGTGGGGAGAGGTGTTCCGGCAAACGGAAGCTGTGCGGGCAGGCAACG aaTCCTCCTGCGAGCCCTGCCATGAAAACTGGACGGCATTTCAGGGCTCCTGCTACCAATTTTCCACACAAGAACTGAGCTGGTTCAAAGCCAGGGATCACTGTACAGAGAAGGGTGCTCACCTGGTCATCATCAACAGCCAAGCAGAGCAG AAATTCCTGAGTCCAAAGGAAAATAATGGCTACTGGATTGGCCTCAGGAAACAATACCCAAAGGGCATTCACAAGTGGCAAGATGGCTCAGTCCCTACCTTCAT CAACTGGCGTGATACCAGATCTTCTCACTATGACTGTGCCTTCCTGATGGGTTCTGGCTCTTGGTCCTCTACTACATGCTATGCGTATTGGTATCATTGGATATGTGAGAAGCCACAGGTCTGCTGA
- the LOC123605463 gene encoding C-type lectin domain family 4 member G-like isoform X2, translated as MTLMLLLFDLILGVVLAEVLLFSNKMQEDLKKMDIQFVQGLADAGHERDIVWGEVFRQTEAVRAGNESSCEPCHENWTAFQGSCYQFSTQELSWFKARDHCTEKGAHLVIINSQAEQKFLSPKENNGYWIGLRKQYPKGIHKWQDGSVPTFINWRDTRSSHYDCAFLMGSGSWSSTTCYAYWYHWICEKPQVC; from the exons ATGACTCTGATGCTGCTTCTGTTCGACCTCATCCTAGGTGTGGTCCTGGCTGAGG TACTGCTGTTCTCCAACAAGATGCAGGAAGACCTCAAGAAAATGGACATCCAAT TTGTGCAGGGTCTGGCAGATGCTGGGCACGAGCGGGACATCGTGTGGGGAGAGGTGTTCCGGCAAACGGAAGCTGTGCGGGCAGGCAACG aaTCCTCCTGCGAGCCCTGCCATGAAAACTGGACGGCATTTCAGGGCTCCTGCTACCAATTTTCCACACAAGAACTGAGCTGGTTCAAAGCCAGGGATCACTGTACAGAGAAGGGTGCTCACCTGGTCATCATCAACAGCCAAGCAGAGCAG AAATTCCTGAGTCCAAAGGAAAATAATGGCTACTGGATTGGCCTCAGGAAACAATACCCAAAGGGCATTCACAAGTGGCAAGATGGCTCAGTCCCTACCTTCAT CAACTGGCGTGATACCAGATCTTCTCACTATGACTGTGCCTTCCTGATGGGTTCTGGCTCTTGGTCCTCTACTACATGCTATGCGTATTGGTATCATTGGATATGTGAGAAGCCACAGGTCTGCTGA